The genomic segment ttttaattaaaatatataatttaataaaattcttaataattagcagaaatttattttggtaaattattattgttattattatttaaattttaataagattattaatatcaataataaataatttaatcatatttaaacataattattattaaatatattataattaaaatatataatttaataaaattcttaataattaatattcttatatgaatttactcaaatcataatatatgatactgtaaaatataaattaatataattattattaaatatattataattaaaatatataatttaataaaattcttaataattaatattcttatatgaatttactcaaatcataatatatgatactataaaagaaaatttgaaaatatataatttgaaaaatgtTTGTTCTCGATGAACTTCCAACTGAAACAAGCCAAACAACATAAGCAGTATTAGAACAGGGATTATTAAATCGACTTTTGTAGTATaaagttccaaaaaaaaattctgtATCTGTAGATAGAGAGAATCATGttcataaaacatataaaatttgacGTTGATGAACTGCAGTCTCTTCCATTGTTAATGCAGGTTGAAAGACTTGATTTCAATAGTGTTACGGCCTTTGTATTTAACTTCAAACAGAAGTTTGTACAATTGCtccaattaatattttttttctttgcttctaTTGGCTGGGTTAGAAATTCATAACAATATTTTTGAAAGACTTGTATAATTTCATCTGCTCAATAATTGGAAAAACTCAATTTGATTTCTTCCTTTAATTGTCTCTTTTTTAAGTACTAATTATCAGCAACAGGCAGGGCGATTTAATGTGGTCAAAACAACCACATCAAGCACTCTCATCTCTTTGTTTGCAGCAAAGATGAACTCAACAGCTTCAAACCATGGCAAAATAAGTACAGCATATATAACCAAAACAGGATATGCTCTCTTCAATAACATCTCAACTTAAATAACGGAACATTCATATTATGTTCGGAACACAAAATAGGTAACTTATAAAGTACTGAATAAAAAACAGAAGTGTCCACTGCCATGGTTTATGCAAAGTCCTACCAATTCCTCAACGATTGGCCTTGGCAACTCTCTCGATTTCGTCCATCTTCTTGATGGCATAGCTGCACAAACAACGCGAGAATGACGAAGCAAGCTGTGGTAAATAAATGGGATTGCAAGGACAGTTCCTagtttcaaagcaaaataaggttCAAACACGGGAGTTCAAAGGCTGTTATTTACCTGTTAGATGATCCCTTTGCTGCGTTAATAAGCTCATCAGCCAAACATTCAGCGATAGTTTTAATGTTTCTGAATGCAGACTCACGAGCACCAGTGGTGAGGAGATAGATGGCCTGATTCACTCGACGAATAGGAGAAATATCAACAGCCTGACGCCTCACAACACCAGCAGAACCAATACGAGTAGCATCTTCACGAGGTCCACTGTTATATCAATCAAAAATCAACAAGGATTATCAAAGATTGATCCAAAACAAAGATAACCCAGAATTGGAAGATGTTTTAATTAACATCATCTGCTACTTTAAAGATTAAAGTCAGCTAGTGATACATTTGAATAAGGAAATCCTTAAAGGTCATATAGGCCACCTGTTGATAATGGCATCAATAATGACTTGAATTGGGTTCTGATCAGTCAGGAGATAAATAATTTCCATAGCATGCTTCACAATCCTGACTGCCATAAGTTTCTTTCCATTGTTTCGGCCATGCATCATCAATGAGTTAGTAAGCCTCTCAACAATGGGGCACTGAGCCTTTCTAAAACGCTTAACTGAGTACCTCCCAGCAGTGTGTGGCACATAGGTTGCATGTTTGGAAGGTTGAACACCAATGTAGTCACTCAAAGAGATATCAGAAacctaaaatagataaatcatTCACGTCAAGGACCAGGGCTAACAATTGTAGTTATCAAAGGGAACAGCAAGTTGAGGAACCTAATTCTTTCGAATCTTTAGGAGTCTTTAAGCATTCGAAAGACAATCTAATACGATCATCTTATCAAAATAATCTAACCTAAAATTAACCAATTTCTTACAAACATGAAGACAAACATTTAACATAAATTGTCAATCTGAATATCAGTAACATCAAAGACAAcaagtaaaatcttcaaatcagAGAACAACAATATAGATGTTCAGTCACAACAAGATGATCTAACAAATAATATCAAGTTAAAAACAACATGAACGATTCTCTACGAAAACAGAATCCCTATATACAATTAATTAGTCCTAGTAGATCCACTCGACTTGAAAAGACCAAAAAAATAGAGAACATGCTAAAACGGAACATttcatataaaatctagaaaaaaaaaagccaaTAGAATGAAAAAAGAAATGTATGCATAGAGAGGCAAAagggggaaaaagaaaaagaaatacttGAACTTCCTCGAAGCTCCAGCGATTGAAGAGCTTGACGTCAGGGTGAGACTTGGCTGGGTCTTGCAGTGAGGCGTTGGCAGGGGCTGCAATGGCTGTCGCCATACCTATGATAGATGCCGCAAAGAGAGAGAACCGAAGTGCGGAATGAGGAAATTAGAAGACAAAAGCCTTTCTCTTATACAGTTGCAGTAACCTGGAGACCCAGAAGCGGATGAAGCtagaaggaacagaagagaaacaaaAGGGATCAGGgaagggtaaaacagggaggttTGCTGAAGCGGTAGCTAATCTGGGCAAAAGagggggaatagaaatcggtggtttggtttgatgtattgcTAATACGCGTGTAATCCATTACCTTCCCCGATCCCTtttgtttctcttctgttccttctaGCTTCATCCGCTTCTGGGTCTCCAGGTTACTGCAACTGTATAAGAGAAAGGCCTTTGTCTTCTAATTTCCTCATTCCGCACTTCGGTTCTCTCTCTTTGCGGCATCTATCATAGGTATGGCGACAGCCATTGCAACCCCTGCCAACGCCTCACTGCAAGACCCAACCAAGTCTCACCCTGACGTCAAGCTCTTCAATCGCTGGAGCTTCGAGGAAGTTCaagtatttctttttctttttccccctTTTGCCTCTCTATGCATACATTTCTTTTTTCATTCTATTGGCTTtgttttttctagattttatatgaaATGTTCCGTTTTAGCATGTTCTCTATTTTTTTGGTCTTTTCAAGTCGAGTGGATCTACTAGGACTAATTAATTGTACACAGGGATTCTGTTTTCGTAGAGAATCGTTCATGTTGTTTTTAACTTGATATTATTTGTTAGATCATCTTGTTGTGACTGAACATCTATATTGTTGTtctctgatttaaagattttactTGTTGTCTTTGATGTTACTGATATTCAGATTGACAATTTATGTTAAATGTTTGTAAGAAATTGGTTAATTTTAGGTTAGATTATTTTGATAAGATGATCGTATTAGATTGTCTTTCGAATGCTTAAAGACTCCTAAAGATTCGAAAGAATTAGGTTCCTCAACTTGCTGTTCCCTTTGATAACTACAATTGTTAGCCCTGGTCCTTGACGTGAatgatttatctattttaggtTTCTGATATCTCTTTGAGTGACTACATTG from the Gossypium hirsutum isolate 1008001.06 chromosome D09, Gossypium_hirsutum_v2.1, whole genome shotgun sequence genome contains:
- the LOC107921204 gene encoding 40S ribosomal protein S5, whose translation is MATAIAAPANASLQDPAKSHPDVKLFNRWSFEEVQVSDISLSDYIGVQPSKHATYVPHTAGRYSVKRFRKAQCPIVERLTNSLMMHGRNNGKKLMAVRIVKHAMEIIYLLTDQNPIQVIIDAIINSGPREDATRIGSAGVVRRQAVDISPIRRVNQAIYLLTTGARESAFRNIKTIAECLADELINAAKGSSNSYAIKKMDEIERVAKANR